One window from the genome of Paraconexibacter algicola encodes:
- a CDS encoding CobD/CbiB family cobalamin biosynthesis protein → MSAAALLGGWTADALLGDPRRGHPVAGFGHVASRVEAAAHAPRRGRGAACVAALVGGTALLAELAARRLGRGPVLVAVTWAALGGRSLGTVAARIAAHLHRDDLAGARTALPALVGRDPAALDADGVARAVVESVAENTSDAVVGALFWGAVAGPAGVAGFRAANTLDAMWGHRSDRYADFGWAAARLDDALGAAPARLTAALTAAAAPLVGGSPARALAAARSPAALAHPSPNAGVVEAAFAGALGVRLGGRLSYNGRTEDRPVLHAPGRPVAVGDVARVVRLSRAVGLGAAGVCALARHAVRRTGR, encoded by the coding sequence ATGAGCGCGGCCGCGCTGCTCGGCGGCTGGACCGCCGACGCGCTCCTGGGCGACCCGCGCCGCGGCCACCCGGTCGCCGGGTTCGGCCACGTCGCGTCCCGCGTGGAGGCCGCCGCGCACGCCCCGCGCCGCGGCCGCGGCGCGGCGTGCGTCGCCGCGCTCGTCGGCGGGACCGCGCTGCTGGCCGAGCTCGCCGCCCGTCGGCTCGGCCGCGGTCCGGTGCTCGTCGCGGTCACCTGGGCGGCGCTCGGCGGTCGCTCGCTCGGCACCGTCGCCGCGCGGATCGCCGCGCACCTGCACCGCGACGATCTCGCCGGCGCGCGCACCGCGCTGCCCGCGCTCGTCGGCCGCGACCCGGCGGCGCTCGACGCCGACGGCGTCGCCCGCGCGGTCGTCGAGAGCGTGGCCGAGAACACGAGCGACGCGGTCGTCGGCGCGCTCTTCTGGGGTGCGGTCGCCGGGCCCGCCGGGGTCGCCGGGTTCCGTGCCGCGAACACGCTCGACGCCATGTGGGGGCATCGCTCCGACCGCTACGCCGACTTCGGCTGGGCGGCCGCCCGGCTCGACGACGCGCTCGGCGCCGCGCCCGCCCGGCTCACCGCGGCGCTCACCGCCGCCGCCGCACCGCTCGTCGGCGGCTCCCCCGCCCGGGCGCTCGCCGCCGCCCGCTCCCCGGCCGCGCTCGCCCACCCGTCCCCCAACGCGGGCGTCGTCGAGGCCGCGTTCGCCGGGGCGCTCGGCGTGCGGCTCGGCGGGCGCCTGAGCTACAACGGTCGCACCGAGGACCGCCCGGTCCTGCACGCGCCCGGACGGCCGGTCGCGGTCGGCGACGTCGCGCGCGTGGTCCGGCTCTCCCGCGCGGTCGGGCTCGGGGCCGCGGGCGTCTGCGCGCTCGCCCGCCACGCCGTCCGGAGGACCGGGCGATGA
- a CDS encoding cobyric acid synthase → MRGALLVTGTHSDAGKSLVTAGICRWLHRQGVRVAPFKAQNMALNSVVTRDGGEIGRAQAVQAAACGLEPQIAMNPILIKPSGSGHSQVIVNGRPYADADARSYQSLKDELKPIVARALADLRARYDVVICEGAGSPAEINLRHADLTNMGLARAAGLPVLLVGDIDRGGVFASLIGTLAALDPDDQAHVGGYLVNKFRGDLGILAPGLEDLRARTGRPTLGVLPFAEDLWLDVEDSLALDARADRTAPDVAAADVLDVAVLRLRWMSNFTDVDALASEPGVRVRFTRSPADVARADLVVIPGTKATVEDLARLRADGLDRALADRAAAGGAILGICGGYQLLGARIEDDVESRRGVVDGLGLLPVATRFAPDKVLRTCTGTAPDLDAPAGGYEIRHGRVATTGGRPWLRHDDGTDEGCVAGAVRGTSWHGVLEHDALRRALLRDVATRTGRAFRPGTASFAAVRAAHHDTLGDLVEQHVDTAALTDLITGGVPAGLPSLTLTLEAPACSAS, encoded by the coding sequence ATGAGGGGCGCACTGCTCGTCACCGGCACCCACTCCGACGCGGGCAAGTCGCTCGTCACCGCCGGCATCTGCCGCTGGCTGCACCGCCAGGGCGTGCGGGTCGCGCCGTTCAAGGCGCAGAACATGGCGCTCAACAGCGTCGTGACGCGGGACGGCGGGGAGATCGGCCGCGCCCAGGCCGTGCAGGCCGCCGCCTGCGGCCTCGAGCCGCAGATCGCGATGAACCCGATCCTCATCAAGCCCTCCGGCTCCGGGCACAGCCAGGTGATCGTCAACGGCCGCCCGTACGCGGACGCCGACGCGCGCAGCTACCAGTCGCTGAAGGACGAGCTGAAGCCGATCGTCGCGCGGGCGCTCGCCGACCTGCGCGCCCGCTACGACGTCGTCATCTGCGAGGGCGCCGGCTCCCCCGCCGAGATCAACCTCCGCCACGCCGACCTCACGAACATGGGGCTCGCGCGCGCCGCCGGCCTGCCGGTCCTGCTCGTCGGCGACATCGACCGGGGCGGCGTCTTCGCGTCGCTCATCGGGACGCTCGCCGCCCTGGACCCCGACGACCAGGCGCACGTCGGCGGCTACCTCGTCAACAAGTTCCGCGGCGACCTCGGGATCCTCGCCCCCGGACTCGAGGACCTCCGCGCCCGCACCGGCCGCCCGACGCTCGGGGTGCTGCCGTTCGCCGAGGACCTGTGGCTCGACGTCGAGGACTCGCTCGCGCTCGACGCGCGCGCCGACCGCACCGCCCCGGACGTCGCCGCCGCCGACGTGCTCGACGTCGCCGTGCTGCGCCTGCGCTGGATGAGCAACTTCACCGACGTCGACGCGCTCGCCTCCGAGCCCGGCGTGCGCGTGCGCTTCACGCGCTCGCCCGCCGACGTCGCGCGCGCCGACCTCGTCGTCATCCCCGGTACCAAGGCGACGGTCGAGGACCTCGCCCGCCTGCGCGCCGACGGCCTCGACCGCGCGCTCGCCGACCGCGCGGCCGCCGGGGGCGCGATCCTCGGCATCTGCGGCGGCTACCAGCTGCTCGGCGCCCGGATCGAGGACGACGTCGAGTCGCGGCGCGGCGTCGTCGACGGGCTCGGGCTGCTGCCGGTCGCGACGCGGTTCGCCCCCGACAAGGTCCTGCGCACCTGCACCGGGACCGCGCCGGACCTCGACGCGCCCGCCGGCGGCTACGAGATCCGGCACGGCCGCGTCGCGACGACCGGCGGACGGCCGTGGCTGCGCCACGACGACGGCACCGACGAGGGCTGCGTCGCCGGCGCGGTCCGCGGCACCTCGTGGCACGGCGTGCTCGAGCACGACGCCCTGCGCCGCGCGCTCCTGCGCGACGTCGCCACGCGGACCGGCCGCGCGTTCCGTCCCGGGACCGCGTCGTTCGCCGCCGTCCGCGCCGCCCACCACGACACGCTCGGCGACCTCGTCGAGCAGCACGTCGACACCGCCGCGCTCACCGACCTCATCACCGGCGGGGTCCCCGCCGGGCTGCCCTCGCTCACCCTGACCCTGGAGGCGCCCGCGTGCTCCGCTTCGTGA
- the cobN gene encoding cobaltochelatase subunit CobN → MLRFVTTADTEILATAGAVRRLPDDFPEVRCANPRGTREIEAFCDHVLDGARVVVLRVLGGRRGWDGGVDRLAQRCREEGVALIALGGEARPDAEMTALSTVPAGAVAQAGEYLASGDVGNVEQLLRFLADTFLLEGFGFEAPAPVEQVGVYLPGRGDVTVEEALADRDPARPVVGITFYRSHRLTGNTDFVDGLCAAIERAGGTPLPVWSYTLRRGTHDGRVAALDLLDGHVDALITTMLATGGSNAGDAADPASGEDRMDWDASALEALDVPVIQALCVTRSRAHWSEHDEGLPPIDAATQVAIPEFDGRIIAGPICFKEAVEEEGVRGVGCPVPRYVPDAERCDRLAGLVLRHARLRDPFRPASPRIAIVLTAFPTKHARIGMAVGLDTPASAIRLLHALRGDGVDVRDIPADGDALMHELIAAGGHDPEFLTDRILAQAPLRLRSQEYLDFYATLDEDLRASMEEQWGQAPGDRYRDTSDGRDDLVIAGVEYGDVVVLIQPPRGYGEDQVGIYHDPELAPAHHYLAAYRWLDRHWRADAVVHLGKHGTLEWTPGKMLALSRGCAPDVAQADMPLVYPFVVNDPGEGAQAKRRAHAVVVDHLVPPMMRAESYDELADLEGLMDEYARLEVLDPSKLPGLGAEIWKAIQAANLHDDLGLSAEEEPDDAGTLVEHLDGYLCEVKDVQIKDGLHVLGAPPAGPQLRGLVAAIARHATTVAPGLREAIGAAFGLDEPALVAAPGERVPADASAALLARFPGTGYRGSDLLDRLQEAQDTLLDDLADRDWDPAQAPGAVRDVLGLDPTVAGAGIVRALEHAAGTIVPALRRSTDEMTNVLRALHGHHVPAGPSGSPTRGRFDVLPTGRNFYTVDPRALPSPLSWETGVKLADAVLERHVADTGELPRMVGLVAWGTAAMRTQGDDAAEVLALLGVRPTWHPSSRRVTGLEVVPLEELGRPRIDVTLRISGFFRDAFPHLLTLLDDAVATVAALDEPDEQNYVRAHARAEAAALADTLDEAAAWRRATTRVFGSKPGTYGAGLIQLLETRDWRDDQDLARVYEAWGGFAYGRGLDGVPAGEAMRAAFRRIDVAVKNVDSREHDHLDSDDYYQYHGGMVATVRALSGREPAAYLGDSSDPARVRMRTVQEETRRIFRARVANPRWIGSMTRHGFKGAAELSATVDYLFGYDATTGVADDWMYEQVAEKYLLDEDIAAFMDEANPWAARAIAERLIEAADRGLWAAPAPETLAAVRDRYLALEGELEEASA, encoded by the coding sequence GTGCTCCGCTTCGTGACGACCGCCGACACCGAGATCCTCGCCACCGCCGGAGCGGTCCGCCGGCTCCCCGACGACTTCCCCGAGGTGCGCTGCGCCAACCCGCGCGGCACCCGCGAGATCGAGGCCTTCTGCGACCACGTCCTCGACGGGGCGCGCGTCGTCGTCCTGCGCGTGCTCGGCGGCCGCCGCGGCTGGGACGGCGGCGTCGACCGGCTCGCGCAGCGCTGCCGCGAGGAGGGCGTCGCGCTGATCGCGCTCGGCGGCGAGGCGCGACCCGACGCGGAGATGACCGCGCTCTCCACCGTGCCCGCGGGCGCGGTCGCGCAGGCGGGCGAGTACCTCGCCTCCGGGGACGTCGGCAACGTCGAGCAGCTGCTGCGGTTCCTCGCCGACACGTTCCTGCTCGAGGGCTTCGGCTTCGAGGCGCCCGCGCCCGTCGAGCAGGTCGGCGTGTACCTCCCCGGCCGCGGCGACGTCACCGTCGAGGAGGCGCTCGCCGACCGCGACCCCGCCCGGCCCGTCGTCGGCATCACCTTCTACCGCTCCCACCGCCTCACGGGGAACACGGACTTCGTCGACGGGCTCTGCGCGGCGATCGAGCGCGCCGGGGGGACGCCGCTGCCCGTCTGGTCCTACACGCTGCGCCGCGGCACCCACGACGGCCGCGTCGCCGCCCTGGACCTCCTCGACGGGCACGTCGACGCGCTCATCACCACGATGCTCGCGACCGGCGGCTCCAACGCCGGGGACGCCGCCGACCCGGCCTCGGGCGAGGACCGCATGGACTGGGACGCCAGCGCGCTCGAGGCGCTCGACGTCCCGGTGATCCAGGCGCTCTGCGTGACCCGCAGCCGCGCGCACTGGAGCGAGCACGACGAGGGCCTGCCGCCGATCGACGCCGCCACCCAGGTCGCGATCCCCGAGTTCGACGGACGCATCATCGCCGGCCCGATCTGCTTCAAGGAGGCCGTCGAGGAGGAGGGCGTGCGCGGCGTCGGCTGCCCCGTCCCCCGCTACGTGCCCGACGCGGAGCGCTGCGACCGGCTCGCCGGGCTCGTGCTGCGTCACGCCCGGCTGCGCGACCCGTTCCGGCCGGCGTCGCCGCGGATCGCGATCGTGCTGACCGCGTTCCCGACGAAGCACGCCCGCATCGGGATGGCCGTCGGCCTCGACACGCCCGCGAGCGCGATCCGGCTCCTGCACGCGCTGCGCGGGGACGGCGTCGACGTGCGCGACATCCCCGCCGACGGCGACGCGCTCATGCACGAGCTCATCGCCGCGGGCGGCCACGACCCCGAGTTCCTCACCGACCGCATCCTCGCGCAGGCCCCGCTGCGGCTGCGCTCCCAGGAGTACCTCGACTTCTACGCGACGCTCGACGAGGACCTCCGCGCGTCGATGGAGGAGCAGTGGGGCCAGGCGCCCGGGGACCGCTACCGCGACACCTCCGACGGCCGCGACGACCTGGTCATCGCGGGCGTCGAGTACGGCGACGTCGTCGTCCTCATCCAGCCGCCGCGCGGCTACGGGGAGGACCAGGTCGGCATCTACCACGACCCCGAGCTCGCCCCCGCCCACCACTACCTCGCCGCGTACCGCTGGCTGGACCGCCACTGGCGGGCCGACGCGGTCGTGCACCTGGGCAAGCACGGCACGCTGGAGTGGACGCCCGGCAAGATGCTCGCGCTGTCGCGCGGTTGCGCCCCCGACGTCGCGCAGGCCGACATGCCGCTCGTCTACCCGTTCGTCGTCAACGACCCCGGGGAGGGCGCGCAGGCCAAGCGCCGCGCGCACGCCGTCGTCGTCGACCACCTCGTGCCGCCGATGATGCGCGCCGAGAGCTACGACGAGCTCGCCGACCTCGAGGGCCTGATGGACGAGTACGCGCGCCTGGAGGTCCTCGACCCGAGCAAGCTCCCCGGCCTCGGCGCGGAGATCTGGAAGGCGATCCAGGCCGCGAACCTCCACGACGACCTCGGGCTGTCCGCCGAGGAGGAGCCCGACGACGCCGGCACGCTCGTCGAGCACCTCGACGGGTACCTCTGCGAGGTCAAGGACGTCCAGATCAAGGACGGCCTGCACGTCCTCGGCGCGCCGCCCGCGGGGCCGCAGCTGCGCGGCCTCGTCGCCGCGATCGCGCGCCACGCGACGACCGTCGCCCCCGGACTGCGCGAGGCGATCGGCGCGGCGTTCGGCCTCGACGAGCCCGCGCTCGTCGCCGCGCCCGGCGAGCGCGTCCCCGCCGACGCGAGCGCCGCGCTGCTGGCCCGCTTCCCGGGCACGGGCTACCGGGGCAGCGACCTGCTCGACCGGCTGCAGGAGGCGCAGGACACGCTGCTGGACGACCTCGCCGACCGCGACTGGGACCCGGCGCAGGCGCCGGGCGCGGTCCGCGACGTGCTCGGTCTCGACCCGACGGTCGCGGGCGCCGGGATCGTCCGGGCGCTCGAGCACGCGGCCGGCACGATCGTCCCCGCGCTGCGGCGCTCCACCGACGAGATGACGAACGTGCTGCGCGCGCTGCACGGCCACCACGTGCCCGCCGGACCGTCCGGCTCCCCGACCCGCGGGCGCTTCGACGTCCTGCCGACCGGGCGCAACTTCTACACCGTCGACCCGCGCGCGCTGCCGTCGCCGCTGTCGTGGGAGACCGGGGTGAAGCTCGCCGACGCGGTCCTCGAGCGGCACGTCGCCGACACCGGCGAGCTGCCGCGCATGGTCGGGCTCGTGGCGTGGGGCACCGCGGCGATGCGCACCCAGGGCGACGACGCCGCCGAGGTCCTGGCGCTGCTCGGCGTGCGGCCGACCTGGCATCCGTCCTCGCGTCGCGTCACCGGCCTGGAGGTCGTGCCACTGGAGGAGCTCGGCCGCCCCCGGATCGACGTGACGCTGCGGATCTCCGGGTTCTTCCGCGACGCGTTCCCGCACCTGCTGACGCTGCTCGACGACGCGGTCGCGACGGTCGCCGCGCTCGACGAGCCCGACGAGCAGAACTACGTGCGCGCGCACGCCCGCGCGGAGGCGGCGGCGCTCGCCGACACCCTCGACGAGGCGGCCGCCTGGCGTCGCGCGACGACCCGCGTGTTCGGCTCCAAGCCCGGCACGTACGGGGCCGGCCTGATCCAGCTGCTGGAGACGCGCGACTGGCGCGACGACCAGGACCTCGCGCGCGTCTACGAGGCGTGGGGCGGGTTCGCGTACGGGCGCGGCCTGGACGGCGTGCCCGCCGGGGAGGCGATGCGCGCCGCGTTCCGTCGGATCGACGTCGCGGTCAAGAACGTCGACTCGCGCGAGCACGACCACCTCGACTCCGACGACTACTACCAGTATCACGGCGGCATGGTCGCGACCGTGCGGGCGCTCTCGGGCCGCGAGCCGGCCGCGTACCTCGGGGACTCCTCGGACCCGGCGCGCGTGCGGATGCGGACCGTGCAGGAGGAGACGCGCCGGATCTTCCGCGCGCGCGTCGCCAACCCGCGCTGGATCGGCTCGATGACCCGGCACGGCTTCAAGGGCGCCGCCGAGCTGTCGGCGACCGTCGACTACCTGTTCGGCTACGACGCCACCACCGGGGTGGCCGACGACTGGATGTACGAGCAGGTCGCCGAGAAGTACCTGCTGGACGAGGACATCGCCGCGTTCATGGACGAGGCGAACCCGTGGGCGGCGCGCGCGATCGCCGAGCGGCTGATCGAGGCCGCCGACCGCGGCCTGTGGGCGGCCCCGGCACCCGAGACGCTCGCCGCGGTCCGCGACCGCTACCTGGCGCTCGAGGGCGAGCTGGAGGAGGCCTCGGCGTGA
- a CDS encoding VWA domain-containing protein, whose translation MSTFPLSAIVGQEPLVEALLVCAVDPGVGGVLVRGERGTAKSTAVRALSDLLADDGRLVEVPLGTTLDRLVGALDLGRALAGEAAYEEGLLVRADGGMLYVDEVNLLADHLVDALLDAAATGVVRVEREAVSVTRESRFLLVGTMNAEEGELRPQLLDRFALGVDVTTPRDPAVRAEVVRRRLAFEADRAGFVAAWASAEATLRARIAAARAVLARVVLPERELLRITGACAALGLDGVRGDVVCARTARVLAALDGVEVVDAGHVERAAQLALAHRRRRDPLEQADAGHAEIADAVAGAAPDGDPPHEPLPDGPEGPDGPGGGGGSRPPAGDDGPARGGDRSHDGPWTPPSRSHDAPARARDGAAPDPACAQDDPAHDASARPGGEQPDPSARAAAAGGVPDPERAALRARLALAGRGEGPAGRRGRSVGPDAGVIDTRAAEPGDPLALVPTLLARLPYEPPHPARETHGGRTAVRAGREGALLVLVVDTSGSMAAQRRLARVKGALLDTLRDAYARRDRVAIVAFRDAAATLVAAPGTPLEQAAAAVRALPAGGRTPLAAGLDAAADVVHRERVRDPRRRALVVVLTDGRAPQDQAAATHAAGRRLAQLADVHLVDTEDGPVRLGLAAELARAADATVTTLSTRRAA comes from the coding sequence GTGAGCACGTTCCCGCTGAGCGCGATCGTCGGCCAGGAGCCGCTCGTCGAGGCGCTGCTGGTCTGCGCCGTCGACCCCGGCGTCGGCGGCGTGCTCGTGCGCGGGGAGCGGGGGACCGCGAAGTCCACCGCGGTGCGGGCGCTGAGCGACCTGCTCGCGGATGACGGCCGGCTCGTGGAGGTGCCGCTCGGCACGACGCTCGACCGGCTCGTCGGCGCGCTGGACCTCGGGCGGGCGCTCGCCGGGGAGGCCGCCTACGAGGAGGGCCTGCTCGTGCGCGCGGACGGCGGGATGCTCTACGTCGACGAGGTGAACCTGCTGGCCGACCACCTCGTCGACGCGCTGCTGGACGCCGCCGCGACCGGGGTCGTGCGGGTCGAGCGGGAGGCGGTCTCGGTCACGCGCGAGTCGCGCTTCCTGCTCGTCGGGACGATGAACGCGGAGGAGGGCGAGCTGCGCCCGCAGCTGCTCGACCGCTTCGCGCTCGGGGTCGACGTGACGACCCCGCGGGATCCGGCCGTGCGCGCCGAGGTCGTCCGGCGCCGCCTGGCGTTCGAGGCGGACCGGGCCGGGTTCGTCGCCGCGTGGGCGTCCGCCGAGGCGACGCTGCGGGCGCGGATCGCCGCCGCCCGCGCGGTCCTGGCGCGCGTCGTGCTGCCGGAGCGCGAGCTGCTGCGGATCACCGGGGCGTGCGCGGCGCTCGGGCTCGACGGCGTGCGCGGCGACGTCGTCTGCGCACGCACCGCCCGGGTGCTGGCCGCGCTCGACGGGGTCGAGGTCGTCGACGCCGGGCACGTCGAGCGGGCGGCGCAGCTCGCGCTCGCGCACCGCCGCCGCCGCGACCCGCTGGAGCAGGCTGACGCGGGCCACGCCGAGATCGCCGACGCGGTCGCGGGCGCCGCACCCGACGGCGACCCGCCGCACGAGCCGCTGCCGGACGGGCCGGAGGGGCCGGACGGGCCGGGGGGCGGCGGAGGGTCGCGGCCGCCCGCCGGGGACGACGGCCCCGCGCGCGGCGGCGACCGCTCCCACGACGGACCCTGGACCCCGCCGTCCCGCTCGCACGACGCCCCGGCCCGTGCGCGGGACGGCGCGGCGCCCGACCCCGCCTGCGCGCAGGACGACCCGGCCCACGATGCGTCGGCTCGGCCGGGCGGCGAGCAGCCGGACCCGTCGGCTCGCGCCGCGGCCGCGGGCGGCGTCCCGGACCCCGAGCGTGCCGCGCTGCGCGCGCGGCTCGCGCTCGCCGGGCGCGGCGAGGGCCCGGCCGGGCGGCGCGGGCGCAGCGTCGGCCCGGACGCGGGCGTCATCGACACGCGCGCGGCCGAGCCCGGGGACCCGCTGGCGCTCGTCCCCACCCTGCTCGCGCGACTGCCGTACGAACCCCCGCACCCAGCGCGGGAAACGCACGGCGGTCGCACCGCGGTCCGCGCCGGCCGGGAGGGGGCGCTGCTCGTGCTCGTCGTCGACACCTCCGGCTCGATGGCCGCCCAGCGGCGCCTCGCCCGCGTCAAGGGCGCGCTGCTCGACACGCTCCGCGACGCGTACGCCCGCCGCGACCGCGTCGCGATCGTCGCCTTCCGCGACGCCGCCGCCACGCTCGTCGCGGCGCCCGGCACGCCGCTGGAGCAGGCCGCCGCGGCGGTCCGGGCGCTCCCCGCGGGCGGCCGCACGCCGCTGGCCGCCGGCCTCGACGCGGCCGCCGACGTCGTCCACCGCGAGCGCGTCCGCGACCCGCGGCGCCGCGCGCTCGTCGTCGTCCTCACCGACGGCCGCGCCCCGCAGGACCAGGCGGCCGCCACGCACGCCGCCGGGCGCCGCCTGGCGCAGCTCGCCGACGTCCACCTCGTCGACACCGAGGACGGCCCCGTCCGGCTCGGGCTCGCCGCCGAGCTCGCACGCGCCGCGGACGCCACCGTCACCACACTCAGCACCCGGAGGGCCGCATGA
- the cobO gene encoding cob(I)yrinic acid a,c-diamide adenosyltransferase produces the protein MSTPTPLQKHGADVDVPHTPDDRGSAEPKRRKPRDRPLVIVITGHGKGKSTSAFGMLLRAWARGYRCGVFQLVKSGKWKVGEAKAAEALGNIDWEKMGDGWSWLSKDLEESADMARAGWEEVKRRIGDERYEFLVLDELTYPVTWGWIDVEDVVTTIRDRPGFQHVVITGRDAAPELLELADLVSDIGKVKHPMDQGIRAQQGIEW, from the coding sequence ATGAGCACCCCCACACCGCTCCAGAAGCACGGCGCGGACGTCGACGTCCCGCACACCCCCGACGACCGCGGCTCCGCCGAGCCCAAGCGCCGCAAGCCGCGCGACCGGCCGCTGGTCATCGTCATCACCGGTCACGGCAAGGGCAAGAGCACCAGCGCGTTCGGGATGCTCCTGCGCGCGTGGGCCCGCGGGTACCGCTGCGGCGTCTTCCAGCTCGTCAAGAGCGGCAAGTGGAAGGTCGGGGAGGCGAAGGCGGCGGAGGCGCTCGGCAACATCGACTGGGAGAAGATGGGCGACGGCTGGTCGTGGCTCTCCAAGGACCTCGAGGAGTCCGCCGACATGGCCCGCGCCGGCTGGGAGGAGGTCAAGCGCCGGATCGGCGACGAGCGCTACGAGTTCCTCGTCCTGGACGAGCTGACCTACCCGGTGACGTGGGGCTGGATCGACGTCGAGGACGTCGTCACCACGATCCGCGACCGGCCGGGCTTCCAGCACGTCGTCATCACCGGCCGCGACGCCGCCCCCGAGCTGCTGGAGCTCGCCGACCTCGTCAGCGACATCGGGAAGGTCAAGCACCCGATGGACCAGGGCATCCGCGCGCAGCAGGGGATCGAGTGGTGA
- a CDS encoding cobyrinate a,c-diamide synthase, with translation MIPRIVVAGTSSGAGKTSVACGIIGALRARGHRVQGFKVGPDYIDPTYHALAAGRPGRNLDAFLSGAELIAPLARHGATGADIAVVEGVMGLFDGASGRGELASTAHVAKLLQAPVLLVVDAAAMARSAAAIVHGYRTFDPEVDIAGVVLNRVGSEIHEQLLREAIEPLGVPVVGAMRRDERVAAPERHLGLVPAVERETRTRAALDALAECATRYVDLDAVERLARAAPVLHGEAWTPLAAGDRRARARVAIARGPAFSFHYTENLELLEAAGAELVPFDPVADPRLPQDTGALVLAGGFPEVHGEALAENRTLREEIAAFAAAGGPVLAECGGLLYLARTLEGRAMCGVLDIDGVMAGRLTLGYREAVAAADSPLWSAGDTVRGHEFHYSTVVPGEGTDAAWTLTARGRSRREGFVTAGVHASYLHTHWAATPAAATRFVDGAVRHRASRVVARA, from the coding sequence GTGATCCCGCGCATCGTCGTCGCGGGCACCTCGTCCGGGGCCGGGAAGACCTCGGTCGCCTGCGGGATCATCGGCGCGCTGCGCGCCCGCGGGCACCGCGTGCAGGGGTTCAAGGTCGGCCCCGACTACATCGACCCGACGTACCACGCGCTCGCCGCCGGCCGCCCGGGCCGCAACCTCGACGCGTTCCTCAGCGGCGCCGAGCTGATCGCCCCGCTCGCCCGCCACGGCGCGACCGGGGCGGACATCGCGGTGGTCGAGGGCGTCATGGGCCTGTTCGACGGGGCGTCCGGCCGCGGCGAGCTCGCCTCCACCGCGCACGTCGCGAAGCTCCTGCAGGCCCCGGTCCTGCTCGTCGTCGACGCGGCGGCGATGGCCCGGTCCGCGGCGGCGATCGTGCACGGGTACCGCACGTTCGACCCCGAGGTCGACATCGCGGGCGTCGTGCTCAACCGCGTCGGCTCGGAGATCCACGAGCAGCTGCTGCGCGAGGCGATCGAGCCGCTCGGGGTCCCGGTCGTCGGCGCGATGCGGCGCGACGAGCGCGTCGCCGCCCCGGAGCGCCACCTCGGCCTCGTCCCCGCGGTCGAGCGGGAGACCCGCACCCGCGCCGCGCTCGACGCGCTGGCCGAGTGCGCGACCCGCTACGTGGACCTCGACGCCGTCGAGCGGCTCGCGCGCGCCGCGCCCGTGCTCCACGGGGAGGCGTGGACGCCCCTGGCGGCGGGCGACCGCCGCGCCCGCGCCCGCGTGGCGATTGCGCGCGGCCCCGCGTTCAGCTTCCACTACACGGAGAACCTCGAGCTGCTCGAGGCCGCGGGGGCGGAGCTCGTCCCGTTCGACCCGGTCGCCGACCCGCGGCTCCCGCAGGACACGGGCGCCCTCGTCCTCGCCGGCGGCTTCCCGGAGGTCCACGGCGAGGCGCTGGCGGAGAACCGCACGCTGCGCGAGGAGATCGCCGCGTTCGCGGCCGCGGGCGGACCGGTGCTCGCCGAGTGCGGGGGCCTGCTGTACCTCGCCCGCACGCTCGAGGGCCGCGCGATGTGCGGCGTGCTCGACATCGACGGCGTGATGGCCGGGCGGCTCACGCTCGGCTACCGCGAGGCGGTCGCGGCCGCCGACTCCCCGCTGTGGTCGGCGGGGGACACCGTCCGCGGGCACGAGTTCCACTACTCCACGGTCGTGCCGGGGGAGGGGACCGACGCCGCCTGGACGCTCACCGCTCGCGGGCGTTCCCGGCGCGAGGGCTTCGTCACCGCGGGCGTGCACGCCAGCTACCTGCACACGCACTGGGCGGCGACCCCGGCGGCGGCGACGCGGTTCGTCGACGGTGCCGTCCGCCATCGCGCGTCCCGGGTGGTCGCGCGCGCGTGA